One Desulfovibrio fairfieldensis genomic window carries:
- a CDS encoding response regulator, which translates to MSAQHILVVEDESDIRELLRFNLEREGFSVLEAEDGQKGLELARRHLPCLIILDVMLPALDGFEVSRRLGGQAETSAIPVLMLTARGEEMDRVVGLSLGADDYVVKPFSVRELMLRIKAILRRGGRVAENALLERHGIRLRPDAHTASAGERELILTATEFRLLEDLLRHAGTVRTREQLLNNVWGYSFEGYARTVDTHVRRLRSKLGEAAAALETVRGVGYRIRE; encoded by the coding sequence ATGAGCGCACAACATATCCTGGTAGTGGAAGATGAAAGCGACATCCGCGAACTGCTGCGCTTCAATCTGGAGCGCGAGGGCTTCAGCGTGCTGGAGGCCGAGGACGGCCAGAAGGGGCTGGAGCTGGCCCGGCGGCATCTGCCGTGCCTGATTATTCTGGATGTGATGCTGCCCGCCCTGGACGGCTTTGAGGTCAGCCGCCGGTTGGGCGGCCAGGCCGAGACCTCGGCCATTCCGGTGCTGATGCTCACGGCGCGCGGCGAGGAAATGGACCGTGTGGTGGGCCTGAGCCTGGGAGCGGACGATTACGTGGTCAAGCCTTTCAGCGTGCGCGAGCTCATGTTGCGCATCAAGGCCATTTTGCGCCGGGGCGGCCGTGTGGCGGAAAACGCCCTGCTGGAGCGCCACGGCATCCGGCTGCGGCCCGACGCGCACACGGCGAGCGCCGGAGAGCGGGAGCTGATCCTCACGGCCACGGAGTTCCGCCTGCTGGAAGATCTGCTGCGTCACGCGGGCACGGTACGCACGCGCGAGCAATTGCTGAACAATGTCTGGGGCTATTCCTTTGAAGGTTACGCCCGCACAGTGGACACCCATGTGCGCCGCCTGCGCTCCAAGCTGGGCGAGGCGGCGGCCGCGCTGGAGACCGTGCGCGGCGTGGGCTACCGGATCAGGGAATAG
- a CDS encoding sensor histidine kinase — MFSFRTRIFCSVLAVALLSIGIAVFYGKSWLEHSQLQAARERLLHETRLAGVILDKLGPDPDALPELARILNLPDERLSLLDGKGNVLADTAVGAQPVDRLDNHADRPEVREALSGGGGADGEGGGQGFAIRPSGTLDLPLAYAVTRLDDGRLLRLAVPLENLKRQIESRLTVFSQIGLITVALSLLLAMLLSGALRRSLSQMVGVVEAISLGNFQRRLRRIPGSEFAPLADAVNRMAENIEEHVRAAADQTAQLESILDTMSDGVLVLGPHGHIRRCNRALAGEFPAAATAQGAQVVEIIPSPELQKAVDEVLAAPAPSSASQSASHDASRSGSGSEPGDENGRVQRHLHLTLPSGQVMSVCLSRPAGPDSHLGAVAVFHDITELVRLERVRRDFVANVSHELRTPLTAIQGYAETLISLDTSPECRRFGEIILKNGAYLTRMVGDLLALARLEGKTGSLELAPTDPREALAQAKGMCREVLERRNLHLDVDMPEQCRVMASLPHLAQVFRNLLENACRYAPEGGNIRVTAHPVGNEVVFQVVDDGPGIPAADLDRIFERFYQVERHRGQASTGLGLAICKHIVERHGGRIRAESPAQDGSTALVFTLGSVESEHRSGENPDGATKA; from the coding sequence ATGTTTTCCTTTCGTACCCGGATTTTTTGCAGCGTGCTGGCAGTGGCGCTGCTCTCCATCGGCATTGCCGTGTTTTACGGCAAAAGCTGGCTGGAACACAGCCAGTTGCAGGCCGCCCGCGAACGCCTGTTGCACGAAACCCGCCTGGCGGGTGTGATTCTGGACAAGCTGGGGCCCGATCCTGACGCTCTGCCGGAACTGGCCCGCATTCTGAACCTGCCGGACGAGCGCCTTTCCCTGCTGGACGGCAAGGGCAACGTGCTGGCCGACACAGCCGTGGGAGCCCAGCCCGTGGACCGGCTGGACAATCACGCGGACAGGCCGGAAGTACGCGAGGCCCTTTCCGGAGGGGGCGGCGCGGATGGAGAGGGCGGCGGTCAGGGCTTCGCCATCCGGCCCAGCGGCACTCTGGATCTGCCCTTGGCCTATGCCGTGACCCGCCTGGACGACGGCCGCCTGTTGCGGCTGGCCGTGCCCCTGGAAAATCTGAAGCGCCAGATTGAAAGCCGCCTCACGGTGTTCAGCCAGATCGGCCTGATCACCGTGGCCCTTTCCCTGCTGCTGGCCATGCTGCTGTCCGGCGCGTTGCGCCGTTCCCTCAGCCAGATGGTCGGCGTGGTGGAGGCCATTTCCCTGGGCAATTTCCAGCGCCGCCTGCGGCGCATTCCGGGCAGTGAATTCGCGCCCCTGGCCGACGCGGTCAACCGCATGGCCGAAAATATCGAGGAACATGTGCGTGCCGCCGCGGACCAGACCGCCCAGTTGGAAAGCATTCTGGACACCATGAGCGACGGCGTGCTGGTATTGGGGCCGCACGGACATATCCGCCGCTGCAACCGCGCTCTTGCCGGGGAATTTCCGGCAGCGGCCACGGCCCAGGGCGCGCAGGTGGTGGAGATTATCCCCTCGCCGGAATTGCAGAAAGCCGTGGACGAGGTGCTGGCCGCGCCCGCGCCGTCATCCGCATCTCAAAGCGCATCCCATGACGCGTCCCGTTCGGGTTCCGGCAGCGAGCCGGGCGACGAAAACGGCCGGGTGCAGCGCCATCTGCACCTCACCCTGCCGTCCGGCCAGGTCATGTCGGTCTGCCTGTCGCGGCCCGCCGGGCCGGACAGCCACCTGGGGGCCGTGGCCGTGTTCCACGACATTACGGAGCTGGTGCGCCTGGAGCGCGTGCGCCGCGACTTCGTGGCCAACGTCTCGCACGAATTGCGTACCCCGCTCACGGCCATCCAGGGCTATGCGGAAACCCTCATCAGCCTGGACACCTCGCCGGAGTGCCGCCGTTTCGGCGAGATCATTCTCAAGAACGGCGCTTATCTCACGCGCATGGTCGGCGACCTGCTGGCTCTGGCCCGCCTGGAAGGCAAGACGGGCAGCCTGGAGCTGGCCCCCACGGACCCGCGTGAGGCCCTGGCCCAGGCCAAAGGCATGTGCCGAGAGGTTCTGGAGCGCCGCAACCTGCATCTGGATGTGGATATGCCGGAACAGTGCCGGGTCATGGCAAGTCTGCCGCATCTGGCCCAGGTCTTTCGCAATCTGCTGGAAAACGCCTGCCGCTACGCGCCGGAAGGCGGCAACATCCGCGTTACAGCGCATCCGGTCGGCAATGAGGTGGTTTTCCAGGTGGTGGACGACGGGCCCGGCATCCCGGCGGCGGACCTGGATCGCATTTTCGAGCGTTTCTACCAGGTGGAACGGCACCGGGGCCAGGCCTCCACCGGGCTGGGCCTGGCAATCTGCAAGCATATCGTGGAGCGGCACGGCGGCCGTATCCGGGCGGAAAGCCCGGCTCAGGACGGCAGCACGGCCCTTGTGTTCACCCTTGGTTCTGTTGAGAGCGAACATCGCTCTGGCGAAAATCCTGACGGAGCGACAAAGGCATGA
- the pstB gene encoding phosphate ABC transporter ATP-binding protein PstB, which yields MKENLLARNINVYYGSNKALHDVSLDFAPGKVTALIGPSGCGKSTFLRCLNRMNDLVPGARVEGEILLDGEDVNRPGTDVVSLRRRVGMVFQKPNPFPKSIFENVAYGLRVNGLSDETLIAEKVEISLRRAAIFDEVKDRLQSSALGLSGGQQQRLCIARTLAVEPEVLLMDEPASALDPIATQKIEESIRELKASLTIIIVTHNMQQAARVSDCTGFFYMGRLIEHDATDVIFTRPGKKQTEDYITGRFG from the coding sequence ATGAAGGAAAATCTGCTGGCCCGGAATATCAATGTCTATTACGGCTCAAACAAGGCTCTGCACGACGTGAGCCTGGACTTCGCTCCGGGCAAGGTTACGGCCCTGATCGGGCCGTCCGGCTGCGGCAAATCCACCTTTTTGCGCTGCCTGAACCGGATGAACGATCTGGTGCCCGGCGCGCGCGTGGAAGGCGAGATTCTGCTGGACGGCGAGGATGTGAACCGGCCCGGAACGGACGTGGTTTCGCTGCGCCGCCGGGTGGGCATGGTCTTTCAGAAGCCCAACCCCTTTCCCAAGAGTATTTTTGAAAACGTGGCCTATGGTCTGCGCGTCAACGGCCTGTCCGACGAAACACTGATCGCCGAGAAGGTGGAAATCTCCTTGCGCCGAGCCGCTATTTTTGATGAGGTCAAAGACAGGCTGCAGTCATCGGCGCTGGGCCTTTCCGGCGGACAGCAGCAACGCCTGTGCATCGCCCGCACCCTGGCCGTGGAGCCGGAGGTGCTGCTCATGGACGAACCGGCCAGCGCCCTGGACCCCATAGCCACCCAGAAAATTGAGGAGAGCATCCGCGAGCTCAAGGCTTCGTTGACCATCATCATCGTCACCCACAACATGCAGCAGGCCGCGCGCGTGTCGGACTGCACGGGCTTTTTTTACATGGGCCGCCTTATTGAGCACGACGCCACGGACGTTATTTTCACCCGGCCCGGCAAGAAGCAGACTGAGGACTATATTACCGGCCGCTTCGGCTAG
- the phoU gene encoding phosphate signaling complex protein PhoU, which yields MNQQENYLQQMLVTLRTRLLVMCASVGIALEEADKALAANDPGRAAAVIESDAAIDELENDIDDMALRLLARTQPVAGDLRFVVSALRMVVDLERIGDEAVSMAEQAILMQDMPGYGVIPHVRVMFDKARQAFEQAVVIFRENDVEAALDMSRGEDEAVQCEVRIIQGIMERLSGHGTDLEPHLAMHIILVTRSLTRIWRRSINIAEHVYFINQGLTLKHHGELADEPEDIHRAREDRGGEE from the coding sequence ATGAACCAGCAGGAAAATTATTTGCAGCAGATGCTCGTGACCTTGCGCACGCGCCTTCTGGTCATGTGCGCCAGCGTGGGCATTGCCCTGGAAGAGGCCGACAAGGCTCTGGCCGCCAACGATCCCGGCCGCGCGGCAGCGGTCATTGAAAGCGACGCGGCCATCGACGAGCTGGAAAACGACATCGACGACATGGCCCTGCGCCTGCTGGCCCGCACCCAACCCGTGGCCGGGGATCTGCGTTTTGTGGTCAGCGCCCTGCGCATGGTGGTGGATCTGGAGCGCATCGGCGACGAGGCCGTGAGCATGGCCGAACAGGCCATTCTGATGCAGGACATGCCCGGTTACGGCGTCATCCCCCATGTGCGGGTCATGTTCGACAAAGCCCGCCAGGCCTTTGAGCAGGCCGTGGTCATCTTCCGCGAGAACGACGTCGAGGCCGCCCTGGACATGAGCCGGGGCGAGGATGAGGCGGTGCAGTGCGAGGTGCGGATCATCCAGGGCATTATGGAGCGCCTTTCCGGCCACGGGACGGATCTTGAGCCCCACCTGGCCATGCACATCATTCTGGTCACCCGTTCGTTGACCCGGATCTGGCGGCGCTCCATCAACATTGCCGAGCACGTCTATTTCATCAATCAGGGCCTGACCCTCAAGCATCACGGCGAACTGGCGGACGAACCCGAGGATATCCACCGGGCTCGGGAGGATCGGGGCGGGGAAGAATAG
- the dapA gene encoding 4-hydroxy-tetrahydrodipicolinate synthase produces the protein MLFSGAMTALVTPFKNNTVDEETYRAFIERQITEGIHGLVPCGTTGESATLSHEEHERVIEICIDQAKGRVPVLAGAGSNNTSEAIRLALFAKKAGADGALLITPYYNKPTQEGLYLHFKAIAETVDLPLVLYNVPGRTGCNMLPPVLSRLARDFSNIVGVKEATGDMVQGSETLEACPESFSVLSGDDLTALPLMALGGRGVISVTSNLVPGRVAAMCNAFAKGDPAGAARLHHELFPLHQAMFMESNPIPAKTALALMGRMESEMRLPLCPMSESGKARLIEVLRRQGLL, from the coding sequence ATGCTTTTTTCCGGTGCGATGACAGCGCTTGTCACCCCGTTCAAGAATAATACCGTGGATGAAGAGACCTACCGGGCCTTTATCGAACGCCAGATCACCGAAGGCATCCACGGTCTGGTGCCTTGCGGCACCACCGGCGAATCCGCCACGCTGTCCCACGAGGAACACGAGCGGGTCATTGAAATCTGTATCGATCAGGCCAAAGGCCGGGTGCCGGTGCTGGCCGGGGCCGGTTCCAACAATACCAGCGAAGCCATCCGCCTGGCCCTCTTTGCCAAAAAGGCCGGGGCCGACGGCGCGTTGCTGATCACCCCCTATTACAACAAGCCCACCCAGGAAGGCCTGTATCTGCATTTCAAGGCCATTGCCGAGACAGTGGATCTGCCCCTGGTGCTCTACAACGTGCCGGGCCGCACGGGCTGCAATATGCTGCCGCCAGTGTTGAGCCGCCTGGCCCGCGACTTTTCCAACATCGTGGGCGTCAAGGAAGCCACCGGCGATATGGTGCAGGGCAGCGAAACACTGGAAGCCTGCCCGGAGAGCTTCAGCGTGCTGTCCGGCGACGATCTCACCGCCCTGCCCCTGATGGCCTTGGGCGGCAGGGGTGTGATTTCCGTCACCTCCAACCTGGTGCCGGGCCGCGTGGCCGCCATGTGCAACGCCTTTGCCAAAGGCGATCCGGCCGGGGCCGCCCGCCTTCACCATGAGCTCTTCCCCCTGCATCAGGCCATGTTCATGGAAAGCAATCCCATTCCGGCCAAGACGGCCTTGGCCCTCATGGGCCGGATGGAAAGCGAAATGCGCCTGCCGCTCTGCCCCATGAGCGAATCCGGCAAGGCCAGGCTCATTGAGGTGCTGCGTCGGCAGGGCCTGCTGTAA
- a CDS encoding HU family DNA-binding protein, giving the protein MNKSELIKALAEETNIPFDDASLVVNTFIDAMKKSLIAGERIEIRGFGSFKIKEYGGYAGRNPKTGESVSVIPKRLPFFRAGKELKEFINQ; this is encoded by the coding sequence ATGAATAAAAGCGAACTGATCAAGGCTTTGGCCGAAGAGACCAATATTCCCTTTGATGATGCGTCACTGGTTGTGAACACATTCATCGACGCCATGAAAAAATCGCTGATCGCCGGGGAACGGATAGAAATCCGCGGGTTCGGCAGCTTCAAAATCAAGGAATACGGTGGCTACGCCGGGCGCAACCCCAAAACCGGGGAAAGCGTCTCGGTGATTCCTAAACGCCTGCCCTTCTTCCGCGCCGGCAAGGAACTTAAGGAATTCATCAATCAGTAG
- a CDS encoding MinD/ParA family protein: MNSTLSVAVLSGKGGVGKTNLSLNLACALYQAGFKNLLMDCDMGLANLDVLLGITPEGNLQDALLGDARLSDVLYPLEPKGFDVLPAASGVPELNDMRPDLRDMLLERLEPVLGKYDYIFMDLGAGISETVQTFAAMAAMRIVIITPEPTSLTDSYALIKVLNSRFGMRDFMVLVNQAESPKEAQGAFEKLNGACRHFLHLEPVLLGHVRMDKKLPEAVCRQQALLRYAPGSPAAQDIQALAGRLQRVRLNMADWLAPRDVLQAPHTAF; this comes from the coding sequence ATGAACAGCACCTTGAGCGTTGCCGTGCTCAGCGGCAAAGGCGGGGTCGGCAAGACCAACCTGTCCCTCAATCTGGCCTGCGCGCTCTACCAGGCGGGCTTCAAGAACCTGCTCATGGACTGCGACATGGGCCTTGCCAATCTGGACGTGCTGCTGGGCATCACCCCGGAAGGCAACCTCCAGGACGCGCTGCTGGGCGACGCGCGGTTAAGCGATGTGCTCTATCCCCTGGAGCCCAAGGGCTTCGACGTGCTGCCCGCGGCCTCGGGCGTGCCCGAGCTCAACGACATGCGCCCTGATCTGCGCGACATGCTGCTGGAGCGCCTGGAGCCGGTGCTCGGCAAGTACGATTACATCTTCATGGATCTGGGCGCGGGCATTTCCGAAACAGTGCAGACCTTCGCGGCCATGGCCGCTATGCGCATCGTCATCATCACGCCCGAACCCACATCTCTCACGGACAGCTATGCGCTGATCAAGGTGCTCAACAGCCGCTTCGGCATGCGCGACTTCATGGTGCTGGTCAATCAGGCTGAATCGCCCAAGGAAGCCCAGGGCGCCTTTGAAAAGCTGAACGGGGCCTGCCGCCACTTCCTGCATCTGGAACCCGTGCTGCTGGGCCACGTGCGTATGGACAAAAAGCTGCCCGAGGCCGTCTGCCGTCAGCAGGCCCTGCTGCGTTACGCGCCGGGCAGCCCGGCGGCCCAGGATATCCAGGCCCTGGCGGGCCGCCTGCAACGCGTGCGCCTGAACATGGCCGACTGGCTGGCCCCGCGCGACGTCTTGCAGGCCCCGCATACAGCATTTTGA
- a CDS encoding GGDEF domain-containing protein, with protein sequence MSNNAEFDALARELRALREEGCGDAVPRTREAMLVVRLVRGLSRQRWQEFCRAFPLSQWCALPVPGASPEGRVADLRSDVQPPMPPDMPPDALIGALSAELFAAQLSRELLRLARNGGGLSLILAALSERRRLCVALGDGTVKRLERLLAETLRDNLDACDSLGDIAPGRYALLLPGMGQLKARRLAERLQHAFEEQARPLFPTGGISAGTGASCALGIVCVSQGAEGRALDLLSKADTALNTAIQQENGHIHQEAPTPLGERTTLVHSSEKRFLFFGGE encoded by the coding sequence ATGAGCAACAACGCTGAATTTGACGCCCTGGCCCGCGAACTGCGCGCCCTGCGGGAAGAAGGCTGCGGCGACGCCGTGCCCCGGACCCGCGAGGCCATGCTGGTGGTCCGGCTGGTGCGCGGCCTTTCCCGGCAGCGCTGGCAGGAATTCTGCCGCGCCTTTCCTTTGAGCCAGTGGTGTGCCCTGCCCGTGCCCGGCGCGTCTCCGGAAGGGCGGGTCGCGGATCTGCGCTCCGACGTCCAGCCGCCCATGCCGCCGGACATGCCGCCGGATGCCCTGATCGGCGCGCTGAGCGCCGAACTGTTCGCGGCCCAACTGAGCCGCGAACTGCTGCGTCTGGCGCGCAACGGCGGCGGTCTCAGCCTGATCCTCGCGGCCCTGTCCGAACGGCGGAGGCTGTGCGTGGCCTTGGGCGACGGCACGGTGAAACGCCTGGAGCGGCTGCTGGCCGAAACCCTGCGCGACAATCTGGACGCCTGCGACAGCCTGGGCGACATTGCTCCCGGGCGCTATGCCCTGCTTTTGCCGGGCATGGGCCAGCTCAAGGCCCGGCGCTTGGCCGAACGCCTGCAACACGCCTTTGAGGAGCAGGCCCGGCCGCTCTTCCCCACAGGCGGCATCTCGGCCGGAACCGGGGCCAGCTGCGCCCTGGGCATCGTCTGCGTCAGCCAGGGCGCGGAGGGCCGCGCCCTCGACCTGCTCAGCAAGGCCGACACGGCCCTGAACACGGCCATTCAGCAGGAAAACGGGCATATCCATCAGGAAGCGCCCACTCCTCTGGGCGAACGGACCACCCTGGTCCATTCCAGTGAAAAACGCTTTCTCTTTTTCGGCGGAGAATAA
- the prfB gene encoding peptide chain release factor 2 (programmed frameshift): MLHLSDLRAACQPLSQRFDNLWGRLDVASSEQRLRDIETELSRPGAWDKPEALTPVLQEKRRLEDEVGRLTRLKTCRDDMEEWLVLASENEDQEALESLEQQQKELAALLDETELVMLLSAEEDGQDAILEIHPGAGGTESQDWAEMLLRLYTRWAARRKYAVEEMDFLPGDEAGIKSVTLRISGPHAFGFLKSERGIHRLIRISPFDASGRRHTSFASVDVIPDAGNDIQLDIKESDLRFDIFRSSGPGGQSVNTTSSAVRVTHLPTGISAQCQNEKSQHHNKETALRVLRARLYNLELQKREAERQAEYAGKDAIAFGSQIRTYTLQPYRLVKDHRTGSESGDVDAVLDGQIDQFQHDYLLYRHEQQR, encoded by the exons ATGCTGCATCTCAGTGATTTGCGCGCCGCCTGTCAGCCCCTGTCCCAGCGTTTTGACAACCTTTGGGGGCGTCTT GACGTCGCGTCCAGCGAACAACGCCTGCGCGACATCGAAACGGAACTCTCCCGTCCCGGCGCTTGGGACAAGCCCGAGGCCCTCACACCGGTTTTACAGGAAAAAAGACGCCTGGAAGACGAGGTGGGCCGCCTGACCCGCCTCAAAACCTGCCGGGACGACATGGAGGAATGGCTGGTTCTGGCCTCGGAAAACGAGGATCAGGAAGCCCTGGAATCCCTGGAGCAGCAGCAGAAGGAACTGGCCGCCCTGCTGGACGAGACCGAGCTGGTCATGTTGCTCTCGGCCGAGGAAGACGGCCAGGACGCCATTCTGGAAATCCACCCCGGCGCGGGCGGCACGGAATCCCAGGACTGGGCCGAAATGCTGCTGCGTTTGTACACCCGCTGGGCCGCGCGCCGCAAATACGCGGTGGAGGAAATGGACTTTCTGCCCGGCGACGAGGCGGGCATCAAAAGCGTGACCCTGCGCATCTCCGGGCCGCACGCCTTCGGCTTTCTCAAGAGCGAACGCGGCATCCACCGTCTGATCCGCATCTCGCCCTTTGACGCCTCGGGCCGCCGCCACACCTCCTTCGCCTCGGTGGACGTGATCCCGGACGCGGGCAACGACATTCAGCTGGATATCAAGGAATCGGATCTGCGTTTCGATATCTTCCGTTCCAGCGGGCCGGGCGGCCAGAGCGTGAACACGACCAGCTCCGCGGTGCGCGTCACCCACCTGCCCACGGGCATTTCCGCCCAGTGCCAGAACGAAAAATCGCAGCACCACAACAAGGAGACGGCCCTGCGCGTCCTGCGGGCCCGCCTCTACAACCTGGAATTGCAGAAACGCGAGGCCGAGCGCCAGGCGGAATACGCAGGCAAGGACGCCATTGCTTTCGGCAGCCAGATCCGCACTTACACCCTCCAGCCCTACCGCTTGGTCAAGGACCACCGCACGGGCTCGGAATCCGGCGACGTGGACGCGGTTCTTGACGGTCAGATCGACCAGTTCCAACACGATTACCTTTTGTACCGCCATGAGCAACAACGCTGA
- the lnt gene encoding apolipoprotein N-acyltransferase: protein MNTARAGGQPPFRSLRPDLLLGLAGALALWLGFPNDFLSLPPLVLLWPVALALLGLRAPGRMAALRRGWLVSLAGGTAALYWLALPVHNVGGLPWPLAVPCALFIAACLASAGGLFSLAAQILRARPPMLLALALALLWYLLEAVYALALGFPWLPLAGALAVWPVLVQAADVVGAYGLGGLWLLAALLCLLSLPLIPQAAAPRAFCPRRPATSLATGLALAVLLLAYGAWRLDAHPFRAEPSGPESMAVLFVEGNVDQNRKWLPAFQRQTVDLYLALTRAGLAARPAADRDAKPLIIWPETALPFFFETKPALAALVRDMALEARGPLLFGAPGVERRPGRAEPAIFNRAFLLGPDGATIGHYDKEHLVPFGEYLPSWLNWGFLEALLQGVGVYETGTAVAPLRYENLALGMLICYEGIFPWLAQARVADGANILVDISNDGWFEDTPASRQHLYLTVLRALEQNRWILRGTNTGISVVVDPRGRLTARGGQFRAESLWARAGLSTAPSLYHRLAPWLLPVAALLCLVLLVLGPRGARTSD from the coding sequence ATGAACACGGCGCGCGCGGGCGGACAGCCGCCGTTCCGAAGCCTGCGTCCGGACCTGCTCCTGGGCCTGGCAGGCGCTCTGGCGCTCTGGCTGGGCTTTCCCAATGATTTTCTGAGCCTGCCGCCCTTGGTCCTGCTCTGGCCCGTGGCCCTGGCCCTGTTGGGCCTGCGCGCGCCCGGCCGCATGGCCGCGTTGCGCCGGGGCTGGCTGGTCAGCCTGGCGGGCGGCACGGCGGCACTGTACTGGCTGGCCCTGCCCGTGCACAATGTGGGCGGCCTGCCCTGGCCTTTGGCTGTGCCCTGCGCCCTGTTCATCGCGGCCTGCCTTGCCAGCGCGGGCGGCCTGTTCTCCCTGGCCGCGCAAATTCTGCGCGCCCGGCCGCCGATGCTGCTGGCCCTGGCGCTGGCCCTGCTCTGGTATCTGCTGGAAGCTGTCTACGCCCTGGCGCTGGGCTTTCCCTGGCTGCCCCTGGCCGGAGCTCTGGCGGTCTGGCCCGTGCTGGTCCAGGCCGCTGATGTCGTGGGCGCGTACGGCCTGGGCGGACTCTGGCTATTGGCCGCCCTGCTCTGCCTGCTCAGCCTGCCCCTGATCCCCCAAGCAGCCGCGCCACGGGCTTTTTGTCCGCGCCGACCGGCAACGAGCTTGGCAACGGGACTGGCTCTGGCCGTGCTGCTGCTCGCTTACGGGGCCTGGAGGCTGGACGCTCATCCGTTCCGGGCCGAGCCCTCCGGTCCGGAAAGCATGGCCGTGCTTTTTGTGGAAGGCAATGTGGACCAGAACCGGAAATGGCTGCCCGCCTTCCAGCGGCAGACCGTGGACCTTTATCTGGCGCTGACCCGCGCGGGTCTGGCCGCGCGGCCCGCTGCGGACCGGGATGCAAAGCCGCTCATCATCTGGCCGGAAACCGCTTTGCCCTTCTTTTTTGAAACCAAGCCCGCCCTGGCCGCCCTGGTACGCGATATGGCCCTGGAGGCCCGCGGCCCTCTGCTTTTCGGCGCGCCCGGCGTGGAGCGGCGGCCGGGCCGGGCGGAACCCGCCATTTTTAACCGGGCCTTCCTGCTGGGCCCGGACGGCGCGACCATCGGGCATTATGACAAGGAACATCTGGTGCCCTTCGGCGAGTATCTGCCGAGCTGGCTGAACTGGGGTTTTCTCGAAGCCCTGCTCCAAGGGGTGGGCGTCTATGAGACGGGCACAGCCGTGGCGCCCCTGCGCTACGAAAATCTTGCTCTGGGCATGCTCATCTGCTATGAAGGCATATTCCCTTGGCTTGCCCAGGCCCGCGTGGCGGACGGGGCCAATATTCTGGTGGACATCAGCAACGACGGCTGGTTCGAGGACACTCCGGCATCGCGGCAGCATCTCTATCTGACTGTGTTGCGTGCCCTGGAACAAAACCGTTGGATTCTGCGCGGCACCAATACCGGCATTTCCGTGGTGGTGGACCCGCGCGGACGCCTGACCGCGCGCGGCGGCCAGTTTCGGGCCGAGAGCCTTTGGGCCCGCGCCGGACTGAGCACAGCGCCCAGCCTCTACCACCGTCTCGCGCCCTGGCTGCTTCCCGTAGCGGCCCTGCTCTGTCTGGTCCTGCTGGTCCTCGGTCCACGCGGCGCCAGAACTTCAGACTGA
- a CDS encoding hemolysin family protein has protein sequence MDGGSDGHSTIWSRLGRFFGHDDEESLEKAILEARADGEVEPDEESMLLGILRFNDLQVQDTMIPRTDIDCVPDDMPLPEVARVIVDSGHSRIPVYKDTRDNMVGILHAKDLLRCLIEPAGKHPPVAQVMREPFFVPETKPIRALLQEFRARKQHIAIALDEYGGTSGLITIEDVLEEIVGDIEDEHDTPRQEDIRPLGDNVYELTGRALLEDLEELGVELVSDEVDTIGGYLSMEAGHVPGPGEVFNLHGWAFTVLDADKKLIRRLRMEPADKAAQALDEAGNNAGA, from the coding sequence TTGGACGGAGGCTCCGACGGTCATAGTACCATCTGGTCGCGCCTGGGCAGATTTTTCGGGCACGACGACGAAGAATCCCTGGAAAAAGCCATTCTTGAAGCCAGAGCCGACGGCGAGGTGGAACCGGACGAGGAGTCCATGCTGCTGGGCATCCTGCGCTTCAACGATCTTCAGGTGCAGGACACCATGATCCCCCGCACCGATATCGACTGCGTGCCCGACGACATGCCCCTGCCCGAAGTGGCCCGCGTCATCGTGGATTCCGGACATTCCCGCATTCCCGTGTACAAAGACACCCGCGACAACATGGTGGGCATTCTGCACGCCAAGGATCTCCTGCGTTGCCTCATCGAACCGGCCGGAAAGCATCCCCCGGTGGCCCAGGTCATGCGCGAGCCCTTTTTCGTGCCGGAAACCAAGCCCATCCGCGCGCTTCTGCAGGAATTCCGCGCCCGCAAGCAGCATATCGCCATCGCCCTGGACGAATACGGCGGCACCTCCGGCCTGATCACCATTGAGGATGTGCTGGAGGAAATCGTGGGCGACATTGAGGATGAGCACGACACCCCCCGCCAGGAGGACATCCGCCCCCTGGGCGACAATGTCTATGAGCTCACGGGCCGCGCCCTGCTGGAGGATCTGGAGGAACTGGGCGTTGAACTGGTTTCCGACGAGGTGGACACCATCGGCGGCTATCTGAGCATGGAGGCCGGCCATGTGCCCGGCCCCGGCGAGGTTTTCAACCTGCACGGCTGGGCCTTTACGGTGCTGGACGCCGACAAGAAGCTGATCCGTCGCCTGCGCATGGAACCCGCCGACAAGGCGGCGCAGGCTTTGGACGAAGCCGGGAACAATGCCGGAGCATGA